A region of Thermococcus piezophilus DNA encodes the following proteins:
- a CDS encoding DUF92 domain-containing protein produces MLERLAVDVAVMAGLSVGSYKIKALDTKGALAAAAIGLAVVELGGTYPLLAMITFVILGVLATKYKFREKAKLGLAQSRNGVRSWGNVLGNGLAAVIFLAFEYFSNMDVFWAATFASIATANGDTLASELGKVFGKRPRLITSLKPAKPGVNGAVSLPGELFALIGSFIIALFALPLTTQKALMLLAVTLGGFIGVNLDSLIGATLENEGITNNNSTNFLASLLGGFAGALLFYVLA; encoded by the coding sequence ATGCTCGAAAGACTAGCAGTAGACGTTGCAGTGATGGCAGGATTGAGCGTAGGCTCCTACAAGATAAAGGCGCTCGATACCAAAGGTGCTCTTGCAGCCGCGGCTATAGGTCTGGCTGTTGTTGAGCTCGGTGGAACATATCCACTTTTGGCTATGATAACCTTTGTAATCCTTGGTGTTCTGGCAACAAAGTACAAGTTCAGAGAGAAAGCAAAACTAGGCCTCGCTCAGAGCAGGAACGGGGTAAGAAGCTGGGGCAATGTTCTTGGCAACGGACTCGCAGCGGTGATTTTCTTAGCCTTTGAATACTTCTCCAACATGGACGTTTTCTGGGCCGCCACTTTTGCATCCATAGCGACCGCTAATGGCGACACCCTCGCAAGTGAGCTGGGAAAAGTTTTCGGAAAACGACCCCGGCTTATAACCAGTCTCAAGCCAGCTAAACCTGGCGTCAACGGGGCCGTTTCACTGCCTGGAGAGCTCTTTGCGCTTATCGGCTCGTTTATCATAGCGCTCTTCGCCCTTCCGCTCACGACTCAAAAAGCCCTCATGCTTCTGGCGGTTACCCTCGGGGGGTTCATAGGGGTTAACCTCGACAGCCTCATCGGGGCAACCCTTGAGAACGAGGGAATAACAAACAACAACTCTACCAACTTCCTGGCTTCACTTCTCGGCGGCTTCGCCGGTGCGCTCCTTTTCTACGTCCTTGCGTGA
- a CDS encoding SPOUT family RNA methylase encodes MKFLVKTQRGMESVTANYIREALPDAEVWASPMGYSGLVIVETDDRSAEEKILEIPEVERAIKVLFEVPAELEAILSVAEDVAKLIRENETFAVKTKRRGKHDFSSLDVNAQLGAKIKELTNADVNLSWPDKVVQVEIIGDKAYISLLPGEEYRKFTPDKINARKLFRKVTLVQMPYWGDYKACRSFGEKIGRAAQAFEVRELIIAPKEKMDAFELMEFIKGVRVGQESRYQIQREAYPWKVEKVPVSVWDLYQVVRDKRRNKRLLIITDPKGPSLAEVKDKLARDMYYAKEVVIFVGSREGIPRGLFRFADYVVDLAPYMTFATEHGIPAALVSMWEIYEEYSRTREGEE; translated from the coding sequence GTGAAGTTTCTAGTCAAGACTCAGCGCGGAATGGAGAGTGTTACCGCTAACTACATCAGAGAGGCTCTTCCAGATGCAGAGGTGTGGGCATCTCCGATGGGCTACTCTGGCCTCGTCATAGTGGAGACTGACGATAGAAGTGCCGAGGAAAAGATATTGGAGATACCTGAGGTCGAGAGGGCTATAAAGGTCCTCTTCGAGGTTCCCGCCGAGCTTGAGGCTATCCTGAGCGTGGCTGAGGATGTTGCAAAGCTTATTAGGGAAAACGAGACTTTTGCCGTTAAGACCAAGCGCCGCGGGAAGCACGACTTCTCGAGCCTCGACGTTAACGCCCAGCTCGGTGCGAAAATCAAGGAACTCACCAACGCCGATGTTAACCTAAGCTGGCCTGACAAGGTGGTTCAGGTCGAGATAATAGGCGATAAAGCTTATATCTCCCTCCTTCCTGGGGAGGAGTACAGGAAGTTTACCCCCGATAAAATCAACGCGAGGAAGCTCTTCCGCAAGGTTACGCTCGTCCAGATGCCCTACTGGGGCGACTACAAGGCCTGTAGGAGCTTTGGTGAGAAGATTGGAAGGGCTGCCCAGGCCTTTGAGGTGAGGGAGCTTATAATAGCCCCCAAGGAGAAGATGGATGCCTTCGAGCTAATGGAGTTTATTAAGGGGGTGAGGGTCGGCCAGGAAAGCAGATACCAGATACAGCGCGAGGCTTATCCCTGGAAAGTCGAGAAAGTTCCAGTCAGCGTATGGGATCTCTACCAGGTCGTTCGCGATAAGCGGAGGAACAAGAGGCTCCTTATAATCACTGATCCCAAGGGGCCATCACTGGCTGAGGTGAAGGATAAGCTCGCTAGGGATATGTACTACGCGAAGGAAGTCGTTATCTTCGTCGGCTCCCGTGAGGGCATACCACGCGGCCTCTTCCGCTTCGCCGACTATGTCGTGGATCTGGCTCCATACATGACCTTCGCAACTGAACACGGTATCCCTGCAGCCCTTGTGTCCATGTGGGAGATTTACGAAGAATACTCTAGAACGAGGGAAGGGGAAGAGTGA